The Pristiophorus japonicus isolate sPriJap1 unplaced genomic scaffold, sPriJap1.hap1 HAP1_SCAFFOLD_497, whole genome shotgun sequence genome contains a region encoding:
- the LOC139253672 gene encoding haptoglobin-like, which yields MWVALIQSIVLCCLVTSSVQHHEPDTSNVHCGDPQNITHGHIHYLTKADDDVYLDVIQYVCDDPIYTLMQSNASIYICTWNGKWANAVLGEQLPVCVKAHCEPPKTIDHGHFDYLTTPDEPNYLSVVKYTCDANYYEHHFSDEGVYVCTTEGKWRNTDMGEELPTCDKVTCGQPLEQFHEAQRVIGGISVVHGASPWSVVLKNLEGNFSNGVLINNHWVLSSFHAVDSNHTSEEIREGLRVYLGAEDSKDLNSAHEFHIQYIIYNKRMPGSLEYADDLALIKLKEEVVFGNHIMPVCLPEHSYTEVGQVGFVAGWFLSTAQSHLHYVALPVANTTECQQELEALHPHLLPEDFGDDFCTEHLQEGVGLCEGDTGAPFVVNDKGTFYVAGVASYDKACQNEKYDVYTDVFKSRAWIKTIIENH from the exons ATGTG GGTTGCTCTCATACAATCGATTGTTCTTTGTTGCCTGGTGACCTCGTCGGTTCAACATCACGAACCCGATACCTCGAACG TTCACTGCGGAGATCCACAGAACATCACACATGGCCACATCCATTACCTCACCAAGGCGGACGATGATGTTTACTTGGATGTCATCCAGTACGTTTGCGACGATCCCATCTACACGCTCATGCAGAGTAATGCCA GTATCTACATCTGCACCTGGAACGGCAAGTGGGCAAATGCGGTTTTGGGTGAACAGCTCCCAGTGTGCGTCAAAG CACATTGCGAACCACCAAAGACCATTGATCATGGCCATTTTGACTATCTGACTACCCCCGACGAGCCAAATTATCTCTCGGTGGTCAAATACACCTGCGATGCTAACTACTATGAGCACCATTTCAGTGATGAGG GTGTGTATGTGTGCACGACTGAAGGCAAATGGAGAAACACCGACATGGGGGAGGAATTGCCAACCTGTGATAAAG TGACGTGTGGCCAGCCATTGGAGCAGTTTCACGAAGCGCAGAGGGTGATCGGAGGGATTTCGGTCGTCCATGGGGCCTCTCCCTGGAGCGTGGTGTTGAAGAACCTGGAGGGCAACTTCAGCAACGGAGTGCTGATCAATAACCACTGGGTTCTGAGCAGCTTCCATGCCGTGGACAGCAACCACACCTCGGAGGAGATCCGGGAGGGGCTGAGGGTCTACTTGGGGGCGGAGGACTCAAAGGACCTCAACTCGGCCCACGAGTTCCACATCCAGTACATCATCTACAACAAAAGGATGCCGGGCAGCCTGGAGTACGCCGATGACCTGGCCCTGATCAAGCTGAAGGAAGAAGTTGTCTTCGGCAATCACATCATGCCCGTCTGCTTGCCCGAGCACAGCTACACCGAGGTCGGCCAGGTGGGCTTCGTGGCGGGCTGGTTCTTGTCCACGGCGCAGTCCCACCTCCACTACGTGGCCCTGCCCGTGGCCAACACCACCGAGTGCCAGCAGGAACTGGAGGCCCTGCACCCGCATCTCTTACCCGAAGACTTTGGCGACGACTTCTGCACTGAGCACCTGCAAGAGGGCGTGGGCCTCTGCGAGGGAGACACGGGGGCGCCCTTCGTGGTCAACGACAAGGGCACCTTCTACGTGGCTGGCGTGGCCTCCTACGACAAAGCCTGCCAGAATGAAAAATACGACGTCTACACCGACGTGTTCAAATCCCGCGCGTGGATCAAAACGATCATAGAAAATCACTAA